The Lycium ferocissimum isolate CSIRO_LF1 chromosome 1, AGI_CSIRO_Lferr_CH_V1, whole genome shotgun sequence genome includes a region encoding these proteins:
- the LOC132049932 gene encoding vesicle-associated membrane protein 722, translating into MGQQSLIYSFVARGTVILAEYTEFTGNFTSIASQCLQKLPASNNKFTYNCDGHTFNYLVEQGFTYCVVAVESVGRQIPIAFLERTKEEFTKKYGGGKAATAVAQSLNREFGPKLKEQMQYCVDHPEEISKLVKVKAQVSEVKGVMMENIEKVLDRGEKIELLVDKTENLRSQAQDFRTQGTTMRRKMWLQNMKIKLIVLGIIIALILIIVLSVCGGFKCH; encoded by the exons atGGGGCAACAATCGTTGATCTACAGTTTTGTTGCTCGTGGTACTGTAATTCTGGCTGAATACACTGAATTCACCGGTAATTTTACAAGTATTGCTTCACAATGTCTCCAGAAACTTCCTGCTTCAAATAACAAGTTCACTTATAACTGTGATGGACATACTTTTAACTATCTCGTTGAACAAGGCTTCA CATATTGTGTTGTTGCTGTGGAATCTGTTGGAAGACAGATCCCAATTGCATTTTTAGAGAGAACCAAGGAGGAATTTACCAAGAAATATGGAGGAGGCAAGGCTGCTACAGCTGTTGCTCAAAGCTTAAACAGGGAGTTCGG GCCCAAACTGAAGGAGCAGATGCAGTACTGTGTAGATCATCCAGAGGAAATCAGTAAGCTTGTGAAGGTGAAGGCTCAGGTTTCAGAAGTTAAGGGTGTGATGATGGAAAACATTGAAAAG GTTCTTGATCGTGGGGAGAAGATTGAACTTTTGGTGGATAAGACTGAGAATCTTCGCTCCCAG GCACAAGATTTCAGGACGCAAGGAACAACAATGAGGAGGAAGATGTGGTTGCAGAACATGAAGATCAAGCTTATAGTCTTGGGGATTATTATTGCCTTGATTCTGATCATAGTTTTGTCAGTATGTGGTGGTTTCAAATGTCACTAG
- the LOC132049937 gene encoding pantoate--beta-alanine ligase, with protein sequence MASKEPIIITEKDEMRKWTRTMRAQGHTIGFVPTMGYLHEGHLSLIQEAYKHADIIVVSIYVNPGQFSPNEDLSTYPSDFEGDFQKLKSVGNGVDVVFCPNNLYDYGNSQTGNGSERNQEKVVSCVEDKRMGHETWVRVENLEKGLCGKSRPVFFRGVATVVTKLFNIVEPDVAVFGKKDYQQWKIIQRMVRDLDFGITVIGSEIVREVDGLAMSSRNVKLSPENRQRALSISRALSISKFQAEKGQVNCRELINPAIQLISEAGGTVDYAEIVEQESLEPVETIERPVVFCVAAWFGEVRLVDNMEIRIN encoded by the exons ATGGCATCAAAAGAACCAATTATCATCACAGAAAAAGATGAGATGAGAAAATGGACAAGAACAATGAGAGCACAAGGCCATACAATTGGCTTTGTACCGACTATGGGTTATCTCCATGAAGGTCATCTTTCTTTAATTCAAGAAGCATATAAACATGCTGACATTATAGTTGTGTCCATTTATGTTAATCCAGGTCAATTCTCACCAAATGAAGATCTTTCAACATACCCTTCTGATTTTGAAGGTGATTTTCAGAAACTTAAGTCTGTTGgtaatggtgttgatgttgtattttgTCCCAATAATCTTTATGATTATGGGAATTCTCAAACTGGAAATGGGTCtgagagaaatcaagaaaaggtTGTATCTTGTGTTGAAGATAAGAGAATGGGACATGAAACTTGGGTTAgagttgaaaatttggaaaagggGTTGTGTGGGAAGAGTAGACCTGTTTTCTTTAGAGGGGTTGCTACTGTTGTAACCAAGTTGTTTAATATAGTTGAACCTGATGTTGCTGTTTTTGGCAAGAAGGATTATCAGCAATGGAAGATTATTCAGAGAATG GTCCGAGATCTTGATTTTGGGATAACGGTGATTGGTTCTGAAATAGTACGAGAGGTTGATGGCCTCGCAATGAGTTCCCGTAATGTGAAACTTTCACCTGAGAACAGACAAAGG GCTTTGTCGATTAGTCGTGCGCTGTCTATATCCAAATTTCAAGCAGAAAAAGGACAGGTCAACTGCAGAGAGCTGATAAATCCAGCCATTCAACTCATAAGTGAAGCCGGTGGAACGGTTGATTATGCTGAG ATTGTGGAGCAAGAAAGTTTAGAGCCGGTGGAAACAATCGAGAGACCTGTTGTATTTTGTGTAGCGGCATGGTTTGGAGAGGTCAGGCTCGTTGACAACATGGAAATACGTATAAATTGA
- the LOC132049925 gene encoding uncharacterized protein LOC132049925, which translates to MSSGVLFKFSPSSSSLYNSPRTTQSKPRIQRCCIIPTWNRSVAPLTTFTCNFSSGPGGPPPGENESKNILDAFFLGKALAEAVTERIESTVGEVLSTVGRLQAEQQKQVQDFQEEVLERAKQAKEKAARETKETQGLIRSSYADTSAAGARSTSENAASASGGVASPRTNINSQPSNTDSEDGSKDSELGVSNGD; encoded by the exons ATGAGTAGTGGGGTATTATTCAAAttttccccatcttcctcaTCACTGTATAATTCTCCTCGTACTACTCAATCCAAACCTCGGATTCAACGTTGTTGCATCATTCCCACATGGAATAGAAGTGTTGCACCACTTACTACTTTCACTTGTAATTTCAGCTCTGGTCCAGGTGGCCCTCCTCCTG GTGAAAATGAGAGTAAGAATATCCTTGATGCATTCTTCTTGGGGAAAGCTCTGGCGGAAGCAGTTACTGAGCGCATAGAATCTACAGTGGGGGAGGTCCTAAGTACAGTTGGCAGATTGCAAGCGGAGCAACAAAAGCAAGTTCAGGACTTTCAG GAGGAGGTTCTTGAAAGAGCCAAACAAGCCAAAGAGAAAGCAGCACGTGAAACGAAGGAAACACAGGGACTTATTCGCAGCTCGTATGCAGATACATCGGCAGCTGGTGCTCGTAGTACTTCAGAAAATGCAGCCTCAGCTTCTGGTGGTGTAGCTAGTCCTCGAACAAACATAAATTCCCAGCCTTCTAACACTGATTCAGAAGATGGAAGCAAGGACTCTGAGCTAGGTGTATCAAATGGAGACTGA
- the LOC132049916 gene encoding guanine nucleotide-binding protein-like NSN1, whose translation MVKKSKKSKSKRVSLKQKHKIIRKVKEHHKKKAKEAKKLGLNKKPKVEKDPGIPNDWPFKEQELKALEARRARAIDELEQKKAARKERAKKRKLGLLEDNDESKLEDLTSTRENEIGGRVNDGSASFVKQRDNSERAFYKELVKVIDASDVILEVLDARDPLGTRCLDMEKMVMKAGPEKHLVLLLNKIDLIPREAAEKWLKYLREELPTVAFKCSTQEQKSNLGWKSSSKAGKSKSKTSNLLQTSDCLGAETLIKLLKNYSRSHEIKKSITVGVIGLPNVGKSSLINSLKRSHVVNVGATPGLTRSLQEVQLDKNVKLLDCPGVVMLRSASEDDASIALRNCKRIEKLEDPVGPVKEILKLCPERMLVTIYKVPTFDSVDDFLQKVAMVRGKLKKGGIVDVDAAARIVLHDWNEGKIPYYTLPPTRNEGEEHSEVKIVSELGKEFNIDEVYGSESSIIGSLKSVNDFNAVEVPSNRPVNFDENMLEDKQQPLAENDSTTGNIVSENGDEPMDSVDGDAGQTKGKSASSRQNEKLYAEEGMLNTKQRKAEKKRRKKDKPSSASDMMDDDYDFKVDYIKKDSAMDDADDEAVATDGSKNNRFDLPSGVELDHE comes from the exons atggtGAAGAAAAGCAAGA AGAGTAAGAGCAAGAGGGTGAGTTTGAAGCAGAAGCACAAGATTATAAGGAAAGTAAAGGAGCACCATAAGAAGAAGGCCAAAGAGGCGAAGAAGTTGGGCCTCAATAAGAAACCCAAGGTAGAGAAGGATCCAGGAATTCCCAATGACTGGCCTTTTAAGGAGCAGGAACTTAAAGCTCTTGAGGCTCGTCGTGCTCGCGCTATCGATGAATTGGAGCAGAAGAAAGCTGCCCGTAAAGAGAGG GCTAAGAAGAGAAAGCTTGGACTGCTTGAGGACAACGATGAGTCCAAACTGGAAGATCTAACTTCAACGAGAGAAAATGAAATTGGAGGAAGGGTAAATGATGGCTCAGCTTCTTTTGTTAAACAACGTG ATAACTCTGAAAGGGCTTTCTACAAGGAGTTGGTCAAAGTAATTGATGCATCAGATGTCATTTTGGAAGTACTTGATGCTCGAGATCCTCTTGGTACCCGCTGTCTTGACATGGAAAAGATGGTGATGAAAGCAGGGCCAGAGAAACATCTTGTGTTACTCCTCAATAAGATTG ATCTCATTCCTCGGGAAGCTGCAGAAAAGTGGCTAAAGTATCTAAGGGAGGAATTACCAACGGTTGCTTTCAAGTGTAGCACCCAAGAACAGAAGTCAAACTTGGGTTGGAAGTCTTCCTCAAAGGCTGGTAAGAGTAAGAGTAAGACTAGCAATCTTCTGCAGACCAGTGATTGCCTTGGAGCCGAGACACTGATAAAATTGCTTAAGAATTACTCACGAAGCCACGAG ATCAAGAAATCAATCACTGTAGGAGTCATTGGTCTACCAAATGTTGGTAAAAGTAGTCTGATTAATAGCTTGAAGAGATCTCACGTAGTCAATGTCGGTGCTACTCCAGGATTAACGAGATCCTTGCAAGAAGTCCAGTTAGATAAGAATGTTAAATTGCTGGATTGCCCTGGTGTTGTGATGCTTAGGTCTGCATCTGAGGATGATGCATCTATTGCTCTTCGAAATTGCAAGAGAATAGAGAAGTTAGAAGATCCAGTTGGTCCTG TGAAGGAGATTCTCAAACTTTGTCCAGAAAGAATGTTGGTTACCATATACAAGGTTCCTACCTTTGATTCAGTAGATGACTTTCTTCAGAAAGTTGCTATGGTTAGGGGTAAGCTCAAAAAGGgaggaattgttgatgttgatgctGCTGCAAGGATCGTTCTGCATGACTGGAATGAGG GGAAAATTCCATACTACACCTTGCCCCCAACCAGGAACGAGGGGGAGGAGCATTCAGAGGTCAAGATAGTTTCAGAACTTGGGAAAGAATTCAATATCGATGAAGTTTATGGAAGTGAATCCTCAATTATTGGAAGCTTGAAATCTGTCAACGATTTTAACGCAGTTGAAGTTCCATCAAATCGGCCCGTTAACTTTGATGAGAATATGCTAGAG GACAAACAGCAGCCATTGGCTGAAAATGATAGTACAACAGGAAACATTGTTAGTGAGAACGGAGACGAGCCAATGGATTCAGTAGACGGTGATGCAGGCCAGACGAAGGGAAAAAGTGCCAGTAGTAGACAAAATGAGAAGTTATACGCTGAGGAAGGCATGTTGAACACTAAACAGAGAAAAGCTGAGAAGAAAAGGAGGAAGAAAGACAAGCCCTCATCTGCCAGTGATATGATGGACGACGATTATGACTTTAAGGTAGATTATATCAAGAAGGATTCTGCCATGGATGATGCCGATGATGAAGCTGTAGCAACTGATGGAAGTAAGAACAACAGATTTGATCTGCCATCTGGGGTTGAGTTGGATCATGAATGA